Proteins from a single region of Chrysemys picta bellii isolate R12L10 chromosome 9, ASM1138683v2, whole genome shotgun sequence:
- the LOC135973504 gene encoding uncharacterized protein LOC135973504 — protein MESSQDRKRAPAWTEREVRDLLAIWGDEAVIAELRSSKRNGKVLEKISKAMKDRGHNRDTQQCRVKIKELRQAYHKAREANGRSGAEPQTCRYYAELHAILGGAATTTPTVCYDSLTGETHREDGSGNEEDDDGGTVGSSQQQGSGETGFPNSQDTFVTLDLEPVTPELTQDPQGTQETSAANVSPSQRLVNIRKRKRRTRDEMFTELQMSAQADRAQQNAWRQSMSEMRKAQYEQEERWRAESREEQSKWRAEDDRWRQLADRRQEAMLRLLDHQTDMLERMVELQERQQEQRPPLQPLCNQQPSSPSSIASSPRRPRTRWGGLHPPSHSTPDDRPSIRRLAFNKT, from the exons atggagtcctcccaggatcgcaaaagagctccagcatggaccgaacgggaggtacgagatctgctcgccatatggggagatgaagcagtgatagctgaactccgtagcagtaaaagaaatggaaaagtattagaaaagatctccaaggccatgaaggaccgaggccataacagggacacacagcagtgccgcgtgaaaattaaggagctacggcaagcttaccacaaagccagagaagcaaacggaaggtccggggcagagccgcaaacttgccgctactacgcggagctgcatgcgatcctagggggtgcagccaccactaccccaaccgtgtgctatgactctctcactggagaaacacacagggaagacggttcggggaacgaggaagatgacgatggaggtactgtaggtagctcacagcagcaaggaagcggagaaaccggtttccccaacagccaggatacgtttgtgaccctggacctggaaccagtaacccccgaactcacccaagaccctcagggcacacaggagacctctg ctgcaaatgtttctccttcgcagaggctcgtgaacattagaaagagaaaacgtaggacgagggacgagatgttcacggagctgcagatgtccgcccaggctgatagagcacagcagaatgcgtggaggcagtcaatgtcggagatgagaaaagcccaatatgaacaagaggagaggtggcgggctgaatcgcgggaagaacagagcaagtggcgggctgaagacgataggtggcgtcagcttgcagacagacggcaagaggcaatgctccgtctgctggaccatcaaactgatatgctcgagcgtatggttgagttgcaggaaaggcagcaggagcagagaccgccgctacagcccctgtgtaaccaacagccctcctccccaagttccatagcctcctcacccagacgcccaagaacacggtgggggggcctccatccacccagtcactccaccccagatgatcgcccaagcatcagaaggctggccttcaataagacttaa